In Bremerella alba, one DNA window encodes the following:
- a CDS encoding type II secretion system protein, with protein MTSNISLTKLRQGFTLVELLVVIAIIGILVGLVLPAVATARASARRMECQSNLKQIGIGMVNFAGIDKGRRLCSGGFSWKRDGAVTEVGWVADMVNTNIAVGSMLCTSNNSQISETYEDLIAEANVSISGDKAQFADAAGDSLGSVSTVAASGLSDVNPCRKIAANNYAPDSPERNEIVKTEIYDQQYNTNYTAHWFLIRSRVRMTYASKQPTGTVDNVAVGEPATTLASTRGPISSAMLDNATTSSSLVPLLGDGLSGGGGILSIAVSGELQSGEPMVPYSTYGPLVSDTTAYPGWTPSTLMAPPQFTGTPTSQTWKGVWWERCRQDLRQLGVNHGNVCNVLMADGSVRSLYDTDGDGYLNPGFAAGDGYVVGYTGEEAEVPETECYSHWDLNPTKFK; from the coding sequence ATGACATCGAACATTTCGCTCACTAAGCTTCGTCAAGGGTTCACGCTGGTCGAACTTCTCGTGGTTATCGCCATCATTGGAATCCTGGTCGGACTCGTCTTGCCAGCGGTGGCTACGGCGCGTGCTTCTGCCCGCCGCATGGAATGCCAGTCGAACCTCAAGCAAATCGGCATCGGCATGGTTAACTTTGCCGGGATCGATAAGGGGCGACGTCTATGCTCCGGCGGATTTAGCTGGAAACGAGACGGTGCTGTTACCGAAGTGGGCTGGGTCGCCGATATGGTTAACACGAATATTGCTGTCGGCAGCATGCTCTGCACTTCCAATAACTCGCAAATTTCTGAGACCTACGAAGACCTGATTGCAGAAGCCAATGTGAGCATTTCAGGCGATAAAGCTCAATTTGCCGACGCCGCAGGGGATTCGCTTGGCTCGGTAAGCACCGTCGCGGCGAGTGGGCTCTCGGACGTCAATCCTTGCCGCAAAATCGCCGCCAATAACTACGCCCCGGATAGCCCCGAGCGAAATGAAATCGTCAAGACGGAAATCTACGATCAACAATACAACACGAATTACACGGCCCATTGGTTCCTGATTCGTTCTCGCGTGCGGATGACGTACGCCTCGAAGCAACCCACCGGCACCGTAGATAACGTAGCAGTCGGCGAGCCTGCCACCACCCTTGCATCGACGCGCGGTCCCATTTCGTCGGCCATGCTGGACAATGCAACCACCTCGTCCAGCCTGGTCCCCCTGCTGGGCGACGGCCTGTCGGGCGGCGGTGGAATTTTAAGCATCGCAGTCTCAGGCGAACTTCAGAGCGGCGAGCCTATGGTCCCTTACAGCACATATGGTCCCCTGGTATCTGACACCACCGCCTACCCGGGCTGGACTCCATCTACCTTGATGGCTCCTCCTCAGTTCACGGGAACTCCGACCTCTCAAACCTGGAAAGGTGTTTGGTGGGAACGCTGCCGGCAAGACCTGCGGCAACTGGGCGTAAATCACGGCAATGTCTGCAACGTCCTAATGGCAGATGGCAGCGTTCGCTCGCTGTACGACACCGACGGCGACGGCTACCTCAACCCGGGCTTCGCTGCCGGAGACGGATACGTCGTGGGATACACCGGAGAAGAAGCAGAAGTCCCTGAAACCGAATGCTATTCGCACTGGGACTTAAACCCGACGAAATTCAAATAG
- a CDS encoding DUF1559 family PulG-like putative transporter — protein sequence MKKRGFTLIELLVVIAIIGILVALLLPAVSRAREAARNAECKNNLRQFGIGAYIFSGVDKRGRLISSAYDFARDGCPDTYGWVADLVNTGSAAPAEMLCPTSPLRGSEKLNDLLGATSSTNPNEGVATLKLFAGVCGPNSATPFDNTSVNGTDRAEYLKVNLLDQGYSTNYASSWFAVRENVKFTAGGVSNKDLIVPGPMKGLGGTKGGIRTRTIESAIVPSQAIPLTGCAAPGDTDEAVLSADLSIEAELEAGARLAESFNDGPARTVASGTTGLTNAVDVGASGFTAYGQGGSPGEWDGLDDPTAFANDEVSNDTTGTGNFNAQGQRMAGTNGSGVQWCQDTRDWFAWHAVGKTGGACNILMADGSVKTAFDINGDGFLNPGFNIDPTGVDDETVMIDKVGYTDNTVEMDWFDIYNGVSILPRKAYKGTFED from the coding sequence ATGAAGAAACGTGGTTTCACGTTGATCGAACTGTTGGTGGTTATCGCCATCATCGGTATCCTCGTTGCTCTGTTGTTGCCTGCCGTTTCGCGTGCTCGTGAAGCTGCTCGTAATGCAGAATGCAAAAACAACCTGCGTCAGTTCGGTATCGGTGCTTACATCTTCTCCGGTGTCGATAAGCGTGGTCGTCTGATCAGCTCCGCATACGACTTCGCTCGTGATGGTTGCCCTGACACTTACGGTTGGGTTGCTGACCTGGTCAATACGGGTTCTGCTGCACCTGCTGAAATGCTCTGCCCGACCTCCCCACTACGTGGCTCGGAAAAGTTGAACGACCTATTGGGCGCAACTTCTTCGACCAACCCAAACGAAGGCGTTGCCACTCTGAAGTTGTTCGCTGGCGTTTGTGGTCCAAACTCGGCCACGCCATTCGACAACACCTCTGTCAATGGCACTGATCGGGCTGAATACCTGAAGGTTAACCTGTTGGATCAAGGCTATAGCACTAACTATGCCTCCAGCTGGTTTGCTGTTCGTGAAAACGTCAAGTTCACCGCTGGTGGTGTTAGCAACAAAGACCTGATCGTCCCTGGTCCGATGAAGGGCCTTGGCGGTACCAAGGGTGGTATCCGTACTCGTACGATCGAATCGGCCATCGTTCCTTCGCAGGCCATTCCGCTGACCGGTTGTGCTGCTCCTGGCGATACGGACGAAGCTGTTCTGTCCGCTGACCTGAGCATCGAAGCAGAACTGGAAGCAGGTGCTCGTCTGGCTGAATCGTTCAACGATGGTCCTGCCCGTACGGTCGCATCGGGGACCACCGGTCTGACGAATGCCGTGGACGTTGGTGCCTCGGGCTTCACGGCCTACGGTCAGGGTGGTAGCCCTGGTGAATGGGACGGATTGGATGACCCAACTGCCTTTGCCAACGACGAAGTTTCCAACGACACCACCGGTACCGGTAACTTCAACGCTCAAGGTCAGCGCATGGCCGGTACGAATGGTAGCGGCGTTCAGTGGTGTCAGGATACTCGCGACTGGTTCGCTTGGCACGCCGTCGGCAAGACCGGTGGTGCTTGCAATATCCTGATGGCTGACGGTTCGGTTAAGACCGCCTTCGACATTAACGGCGACGGATTCCTGAACCCAGGCTTCAACATCGACCCAACCGGCGTCGATGACGAAACCGTCATGATCGACAAGGTCGGCTACACGGACAACACCGTCGAAATGGACTGGTTCGACATCTACAACGGTGTCTCCATCCTACCTCGTAAGGCTTACAAGGGTACCTTCGAAGACTAG
- a CDS encoding DUF1573 domain-containing protein: MPLIILSVSVAIAGVLWLSGPFDSTQTSQLSENTTVSAKADAPPPKTTSKQAESDEDDSPSQKLTAFPIAVTPETLYDFGVLPRFTHASHVFKITNDGTAPLELEQGPSSCSCTILGLETDRVMPGETVEIKLEWTLKFKEGLFSQSAVIYTNDPDRQEIEFIVQGMTETRLGLSESKVVFSSLYPGDSPSQEVLLYSRTLKSLGEIEQTVKAEIPGLKVTLHEATQADLEPVKGRCGYRVRVEVPSDLETGDHVGQVVFTAHPEELSGHKEEEEAQTPSVALNIDLRLKKPSVKFFSPLIDGWGRVKLGEVSSKEGSEVLKLNFRVDQGSIPWNLTNIRKYPDFLKVDVIPLDKERGFFQLQVQVPPGAPEGNYYGQTVSHIALESDHPYIPRVPSEKRVGIMIEFHVK; the protein is encoded by the coding sequence ATGCCCCTGATCATCCTGTCGGTTTCCGTCGCGATTGCGGGAGTCCTATGGTTGTCAGGCCCCTTCGACTCCACCCAGACCAGTCAACTTTCAGAGAACACGACCGTATCGGCTAAAGCCGATGCCCCCCCCCCAAAGACAACGTCCAAACAAGCGGAGTCAGACGAAGATGACTCCCCTTCCCAAAAATTGACGGCGTTTCCTATCGCGGTCACCCCAGAGACACTCTATGACTTTGGCGTATTGCCGCGGTTTACCCATGCTAGTCATGTCTTCAAAATCACTAACGATGGAACTGCTCCCCTCGAGCTTGAACAAGGTCCTAGCTCTTGTAGCTGCACCATCCTGGGTCTTGAGACCGATCGGGTCATGCCGGGCGAAACAGTAGAAATCAAGCTTGAATGGACCCTAAAGTTCAAGGAAGGCCTATTTTCGCAATCTGCCGTGATTTACACGAACGATCCTGACCGTCAAGAAATCGAATTCATCGTCCAAGGCATGACGGAGACCCGGCTTGGTCTCAGCGAATCCAAGGTCGTTTTCTCGTCTCTCTATCCCGGCGATAGCCCTAGTCAGGAAGTGCTTTTATACTCTCGCACTCTCAAGTCGCTTGGCGAAATCGAGCAGACCGTCAAGGCGGAAATCCCTGGACTTAAAGTGACGCTGCACGAAGCTACCCAAGCAGACCTCGAACCTGTAAAAGGACGCTGTGGTTATCGCGTCCGGGTTGAGGTTCCCAGCGACCTAGAAACGGGCGACCATGTCGGGCAAGTTGTATTCACAGCTCACCCCGAAGAACTTTCAGGCCACAAAGAGGAGGAAGAAGCGCAGACGCCGAGCGTTGCCCTCAATATCGACCTCCGTTTGAAAAAGCCAAGCGTAAAGTTCTTCTCTCCTTTGATCGATGGCTGGGGGCGTGTCAAGCTCGGCGAAGTCTCATCGAAGGAAGGAAGCGAAGTCCTCAAACTCAACTTTCGCGTCGACCAGGGCTCCATTCCGTGGAACCTCACCAACATCCGTAAATACCCGGACTTTCTTAAGGTCGATGTGATACCACTCGATAAAGAACGGGGCTTTTTCCAGCTCCAAGTGCAAGTCCCCCCCGGTGCCCCCGAAGGGAACTATTACGGCCAAACCGTCAGTCATATTGCTCTCGAAAGTGACCATCCTTACATCCCCCGTGTTCCATCCGAAAAACGAGTAGGGATCATGATCGAATTCCACGTAAAATAA
- the pilM gene encoding pilus assembly protein PilM — translation MIRIYNGEMSSTESTIDPYDRLLRIKTEGKQLNFYEVLKLEAFEEDVNYIRKYGEKARKQLHSKFGEIDPALWRQVFNHVEDAIATLTDQGKKAEYDNNLDIQQSGHTVQPASRSNRSDPGRAIKSAEPGERIPCRKCSTYNPPSRRFCSACGDALFMACSDCGGMNTVHERFCGECGVNIQASANAQKEALEAKFDEAEALIKDGRHDRACDTLRQLTKAQHEGEMEFAKRAATMITQVTLEKERLINRAPEVEAEAKQLRDGKHAEKAVSLIREIPKVLWPESLKELYEEVSETKKQIKRLAQEIKTAIQERRTSRLLPKVERLLELKPHDISAQRLVEKLRKSQDQADRLKREKLIEKAKQYLKQFRYERAHQVLTEVPESVRTENFLKFFDQVSELAFLSADLRRSSYADPILVGMASRLVKMMPKDKQSIDRLHKITQRCEQARKNRNTASSYWNEPPKQTTLGIPVDLYPRFRKFNTNAVNDNEHFDNFASGFVVATGLALQGIGVAKIETNLLPNKSGGVFGLIGAGKKAPTGELAWGIDLSNSGLKAVLLRKESKGEKKDAETIIHIEQMVKIEYKRPLSRADDADRRGLIQDAIEQFFNTVGKDVFNDKRGKPIVCLSLPATEVLGRFLSLPPVEDKKIPKTVQYEVRHQIPFPIEELSWDYHVWDDNLAPEEIGLESGAKRTCVVVATRLTKLQERLAFLRGLGITPSLVQTDQMAIYNFFDYDLFSEESYRQQMVETEQAVGILDVGSDASHLIICGPNSIWFRSLEVGGENFTRILVRQLSLTFSKAEEIKKKPDTAEEIFKLYDVIEPVLKNISKETSYSVNTYAGLDKLKLADVKLIGGGSYMHGLLTFMQYGKFLDV, via the coding sequence ATGATTCGTATTTACAATGGTGAAATGTCATCCACCGAATCAACCATCGATCCTTACGACCGTCTCCTTCGAATAAAGACCGAAGGGAAGCAACTCAATTTCTACGAGGTATTAAAACTCGAGGCATTTGAGGAAGACGTCAATTACATCCGCAAGTATGGCGAAAAAGCACGCAAACAACTTCACTCCAAGTTTGGAGAGATTGACCCTGCGCTTTGGCGACAGGTCTTCAATCATGTTGAGGACGCGATTGCGACACTGACCGACCAAGGCAAAAAGGCCGAATACGACAATAACCTCGATATTCAGCAAAGTGGCCACACGGTTCAGCCCGCGTCACGCTCTAACAGGAGCGACCCAGGCAGGGCAATCAAGTCGGCCGAGCCTGGGGAACGCATTCCATGCCGCAAGTGCTCGACATATAACCCACCCTCGCGACGCTTTTGTTCCGCGTGTGGTGATGCCCTGTTCATGGCTTGCTCAGACTGCGGCGGCATGAACACCGTTCATGAACGATTCTGCGGGGAATGCGGTGTTAACATTCAGGCTTCCGCTAACGCCCAAAAAGAGGCGTTAGAAGCGAAGTTCGATGAAGCGGAAGCATTGATTAAGGATGGGCGACACGATCGTGCTTGTGATACCCTGCGGCAATTAACCAAAGCCCAGCACGAAGGAGAGATGGAGTTCGCCAAGCGCGCGGCCACCATGATCACCCAAGTCACTCTTGAGAAAGAACGGCTGATCAACCGTGCTCCGGAAGTCGAAGCCGAAGCCAAGCAGCTTCGTGATGGGAAGCATGCCGAAAAAGCGGTTTCATTGATTCGGGAGATACCCAAAGTACTTTGGCCAGAATCGCTTAAAGAGCTCTACGAAGAAGTTAGCGAGACGAAGAAGCAGATTAAGCGTCTCGCTCAAGAAATTAAAACGGCCATTCAAGAGCGTCGCACATCACGTTTACTTCCCAAAGTAGAACGCCTGCTAGAGCTCAAACCGCACGATATTTCGGCCCAACGCTTGGTCGAAAAGCTCCGCAAATCGCAAGACCAGGCCGATCGTTTAAAACGCGAGAAGCTGATAGAGAAAGCCAAGCAGTACCTTAAGCAATTTCGCTACGAGCGAGCCCACCAGGTTCTGACCGAAGTACCAGAGTCTGTACGAACGGAAAACTTCCTGAAGTTCTTCGACCAAGTTTCTGAACTGGCTTTTCTTTCCGCAGACCTGCGTCGCAGTTCCTATGCTGACCCAATTCTCGTTGGCATGGCAAGCCGCCTGGTCAAGATGATGCCGAAAGATAAGCAGTCGATTGACCGACTGCACAAGATCACCCAACGCTGCGAGCAGGCCCGCAAGAATCGCAACACGGCAAGCTCGTATTGGAATGAACCGCCCAAGCAAACAACCCTTGGTATTCCCGTCGACCTTTATCCACGCTTCCGTAAATTCAATACGAATGCGGTCAACGATAACGAGCACTTCGACAACTTCGCTTCCGGTTTCGTCGTCGCAACAGGACTTGCCCTGCAAGGGATCGGCGTCGCCAAGATCGAAACGAACTTGCTACCCAACAAAAGTGGTGGCGTCTTTGGTTTGATCGGGGCTGGCAAAAAGGCCCCCACCGGCGAACTTGCTTGGGGAATCGATTTAAGTAACTCCGGCTTGAAGGCAGTACTGCTGCGAAAGGAGAGCAAAGGTGAAAAGAAGGATGCCGAGACGATCATTCACATCGAACAGATGGTGAAAATCGAATACAAACGGCCTCTATCCCGGGCGGACGACGCCGACCGTCGCGGGCTGATCCAAGACGCTATCGAACAGTTTTTCAACACCGTCGGCAAAGATGTCTTCAACGACAAACGAGGCAAGCCGATTGTTTGTCTCAGCCTGCCGGCAACCGAGGTATTGGGACGCTTCCTAAGCCTTCCGCCGGTGGAGGACAAGAAGATCCCTAAAACGGTTCAATATGAAGTACGCCACCAAATCCCTTTTCCTATCGAAGAATTGTCGTGGGACTATCACGTCTGGGATGACAATCTTGCACCGGAAGAGATAGGACTGGAAAGTGGAGCCAAGCGAACCTGCGTGGTCGTTGCAACACGCTTGACCAAACTCCAAGAGCGGCTGGCATTCCTCCGCGGCCTGGGCATCACCCCCAGCCTGGTGCAAACCGATCAAATGGCGATCTACAATTTCTTTGACTACGACTTGTTCTCGGAAGAATCGTATCGCCAGCAAATGGTCGAAACCGAACAGGCTGTTGGCATTCTCGATGTTGGCTCAGATGCTAGTCACCTGATCATCTGCGGGCCGAATTCCATTTGGTTCCGCAGCTTGGAAGTTGGGGGCGAGAACTTCACGCGTATCCTCGTGCGGCAGTTAAGTCTCACCTTCTCTAAGGCGGAAGAAATCAAGAAGAAGCCTGATACGGCGGAAGAAATCTTCAAGTTGTACGACGTGATCGAACCGGTGCTTAAGAATATCTCGAAAGAAACGTCCTACTCGGTGAACACGTACGCCGGCTTAGACAAGCTCAAACTGGCCGACGTCAAACTCATAGGCGGTGGTTCGTACATGCATGGGCTTTTGACCTTTATGCAGTACGGCAAGTTCCTCGACGTATAG
- a CDS encoding DUF1559 domain-containing protein: MLSRKLNGFTLVELLVVIAIIGVLIALLLPAVQQAREAARRMQCTNHMKQLGLAMHNYHDTFGQLPPCNSDLTGSQRREWGWAPRIMAHMEQTAIFDQLEFEKPSWDRPSTWDVSMMDDPSVTCNYKFMRMEHPQFHCPSNSQNHAADIQHDFVSDWEIAESDYAANIGDYPNETGIAGVGVTATNAGNDILIPRGVIGTLDYGAKFSEITDGLSHTYLLGECVGAWSHWQNWGAECFANTAFPINHRNHEFLTGSLGPTVTHWRENINFRSFHPGGANFLLCDGSVRFLPETMDGAAYRAGASRSGGEVAQGFQ, encoded by the coding sequence ATGTTGAGTCGCAAGTTGAATGGGTTCACGCTCGTGGAACTCCTAGTCGTTATCGCCATAATCGGCGTCTTGATCGCCCTGCTCTTGCCTGCGGTTCAGCAGGCCCGCGAAGCAGCACGGCGAATGCAGTGCACCAACCATATGAAGCAGCTTGGGCTGGCAATGCATAACTATCACGATACCTTCGGCCAACTGCCCCCGTGCAATTCTGACCTGACGGGCTCGCAGCGTCGCGAGTGGGGCTGGGCTCCACGCATCATGGCCCACATGGAACAAACCGCGATCTTCGATCAGCTTGAATTCGAAAAGCCGTCGTGGGACCGCCCGAGCACCTGGGATGTCTCGATGATGGACGATCCGAGTGTAACCTGTAACTACAAGTTCATGCGTATGGAACACCCACAGTTCCACTGTCCTTCTAATTCGCAGAATCATGCGGCCGACATTCAGCACGACTTCGTAAGTGACTGGGAAATCGCGGAATCAGATTATGCTGCCAACATCGGCGACTACCCCAACGAAACGGGCATCGCCGGCGTCGGCGTGACGGCTACCAACGCTGGTAACGATATCCTAATTCCGCGGGGCGTAATCGGCACCTTGGACTATGGCGCGAAGTTCTCAGAAATCACCGATGGTCTATCGCATACTTACTTACTGGGTGAATGCGTTGGGGCCTGGTCGCATTGGCAGAACTGGGGTGCCGAGTGCTTTGCGAACACGGCTTTCCCGATTAATCATCGTAACCATGAATTTCTTACTGGTAGCCTTGGTCCAACGGTGACGCATTGGCGCGAGAACATCAACTTTCGCAGTTTCCATCCCGGCGGTGCCAACTTTCTTCTTTGTGATGGCTCGGTTCGCTTTTTGCCAGAAACGATGGATGGTGCCGCCTACCGTGCCGGTGCCTCGCGCAGCGGTGGCGAAGTCGCTCAAGGCTTTCAATAA
- a CDS encoding sulfatase-like hydrolase/transferase, which produces MVDAIDEMGELDNTLGSAKHYNHFPAGWAWAMYTPFQWTKQIASHFGGTRNGMAISWPKGIQARGEVRDQFHHVIDVYPAILEIVGVETPVQLNGIALKPVEGISMAYSFDDAKAEGRRTTQYFEMLGNQGIYHDGWMASALRGVPWVSENPPANLLEMPWELYHVEEGFSQA; this is translated from the coding sequence GTGGTCGATGCGATCGACGAAATGGGTGAACTCGACAACACGCTGGGCAGTGCCAAGCACTATAATCACTTTCCGGCTGGTTGGGCTTGGGCGATGTATACGCCATTTCAGTGGACCAAACAAATTGCCAGCCACTTTGGCGGAACACGAAATGGGATGGCGATCTCGTGGCCTAAAGGAATCCAGGCACGCGGTGAAGTGCGTGATCAGTTTCACCATGTGATCGACGTCTATCCTGCGATTCTCGAGATTGTGGGCGTAGAGACTCCTGTTCAGTTGAATGGAATCGCTCTGAAGCCGGTTGAGGGGATCAGCATGGCCTACTCGTTTGACGACGCGAAAGCCGAAGGCCGTCGTACCACGCAGTACTTTGAAATGCTCGGAAATCAGGGTATTTACCACGATGGTTGGATGGCCAGCGCACTGCGCGGTGTGCCTTGGGTTTCTGAGAACCCGCCGGCAAATCTGCTGGAAATGCCATGGGAGCTTTATCATGTTGAAGAAGGTTTTAGCCAGGCCTAG
- a CDS encoding DUF4159 domain-containing protein has product MFPLRITSYCTLIAAIFLIVPAVQAQRAAARGGVTPQNVRDAMDKAVRYLKSNQRQDGSWQDYAEFKGGVTSLVTLALLEAGVAKDDPAIQKALTSLRSTRADKTYALALQTMVFCAVDPQKDLQLIKSNAALLESFQIESGERAGLWSYGSPRQGGGGGDNSNSQFALLALDEAAEHGATVKEQTWRRAFLRWDSMQNGSGSWGYLPNAPGTGSMTCAGITSMIITTKRLESGDAEINGDHVNCCMPLKKDSSVDRGFDWLARNITLRTNPSEGGGGGNSLLYYLYGIERVGRLSGRRFIGTHDWYREGAELLVAWQDSLDGTWKGTGVVEQSNPLVSTSFALLFLAKGRRPVLVSKLRYTANQDWNPHRHDLNNLNRHVEGLWQQKMTWQVVDVNAIKTAEDLLQSPVIWISGKDGFQITPKQEELLRQYVEGGGFIFAEAGCGGQKFDTDFRAMLKRILPDSTFRLLPPDHPVWFAEQAVSPDFAVPLWGLDACCRTSVVYTPQDLSCYWELYGSRSFLDDESISIKVRSQVKAANAMGANVLAYATGRQLKDKLERVELTTDGGVEDELGRNVLKVAKIQHLGGSDDAPAALANMVRVAGEQLDLRFDVEKPMVALQDDSHQFYPILFMHGRRDFGFNSQQRKNLKEYIERGGFLFADSICASRPFTAAFRREIAAIFPDAKLEAIPIDHPMLSNGYGGFDITNVTLNDPQTRNSNEGGLQSVRRESSPELEGLFINNRLAVVFSPNDLSCAMESGASLQCKGYIKEDAARIATNILLYAMQQ; this is encoded by the coding sequence TTGTTCCCACTGAGAATCACTAGCTACTGCACGCTGATTGCAGCGATCTTTCTGATTGTGCCGGCTGTTCAGGCGCAACGAGCCGCTGCGCGCGGTGGGGTGACTCCCCAAAATGTCCGCGACGCGATGGATAAAGCAGTCCGTTATCTCAAGTCAAATCAGCGACAAGACGGAAGCTGGCAGGACTACGCAGAATTTAAGGGCGGGGTGACCTCGCTAGTCACCTTGGCACTTTTAGAAGCAGGCGTTGCGAAAGATGATCCGGCAATCCAGAAAGCACTCACTTCTTTGCGTAGTACGCGGGCCGATAAGACCTACGCGTTGGCACTCCAGACAATGGTTTTCTGCGCAGTCGATCCGCAGAAAGACCTGCAACTGATTAAGTCGAACGCGGCACTTCTGGAAAGCTTTCAGATCGAATCTGGCGAACGAGCTGGGCTTTGGTCGTATGGTTCCCCGCGACAAGGGGGAGGCGGTGGCGATAACAGTAATAGTCAGTTTGCATTGTTGGCTTTGGACGAAGCGGCCGAACACGGAGCCACCGTGAAAGAGCAAACCTGGCGTCGAGCTTTCCTCCGCTGGGATTCAATGCAAAACGGCAGTGGATCATGGGGATATCTGCCCAATGCTCCTGGTACTGGAAGCATGACCTGTGCCGGCATTACCTCGATGATTATCACTACCAAAAGGCTGGAAAGTGGTGACGCCGAAATCAACGGCGACCACGTTAACTGCTGTATGCCGCTGAAGAAGGACAGTTCGGTCGATCGCGGTTTCGACTGGCTCGCACGCAACATCACACTGCGAACCAATCCATCAGAGGGAGGCGGCGGCGGTAATTCTCTACTTTATTACTTGTATGGTATCGAGCGTGTTGGACGGTTGAGTGGGCGTCGTTTTATCGGAACGCACGATTGGTATCGCGAAGGGGCCGAGTTGTTGGTGGCCTGGCAAGATTCGCTGGATGGAACCTGGAAAGGGACCGGCGTCGTCGAGCAAAGCAATCCGTTGGTTTCGACCAGTTTCGCGTTGCTCTTTCTAGCTAAGGGACGCCGCCCGGTGCTGGTCTCGAAACTGCGTTACACGGCCAACCAAGATTGGAACCCGCATCGACATGACCTCAACAATTTGAATCGCCACGTTGAAGGGCTCTGGCAGCAGAAGATGACGTGGCAAGTTGTCGATGTGAACGCGATCAAGACCGCTGAAGATCTGTTGCAATCTCCGGTGATTTGGATCAGCGGGAAAGATGGCTTTCAGATCACGCCGAAGCAAGAAGAGCTGCTGCGTCAGTATGTCGAGGGGGGCGGATTCATCTTTGCCGAAGCTGGCTGCGGCGGTCAGAAGTTCGACACCGACTTCCGTGCTATGCTCAAGCGAATTTTACCAGATAGTACTTTCCGTCTGTTGCCGCCCGATCATCCGGTGTGGTTCGCCGAGCAGGCCGTCAGTCCTGACTTCGCCGTTCCGCTGTGGGGGCTCGATGCATGTTGCCGAACGAGCGTGGTCTACACGCCGCAAGACTTAAGCTGCTATTGGGAACTTTATGGCAGCCGCAGTTTTCTTGACGACGAAAGCATTTCGATCAAGGTCCGCAGCCAAGTGAAAGCGGCCAACGCGATGGGTGCCAACGTGTTAGCTTATGCCACGGGACGGCAACTGAAAGACAAGCTAGAACGGGTCGAACTAACGACCGACGGCGGTGTCGAGGACGAGCTAGGCCGCAACGTTTTGAAGGTCGCCAAGATTCAGCACCTGGGCGGTTCGGACGATGCCCCGGCTGCGTTGGCCAATATGGTTCGCGTTGCTGGCGAACAGCTTGACCTGCGATTCGATGTTGAAAAACCGATGGTCGCGCTGCAAGACGATTCCCACCAGTTCTACCCGATCTTGTTTATGCATGGCCGGCGTGATTTTGGTTTCAATTCCCAGCAGCGGAAGAACCTGAAAGAGTACATCGAGCGGGGAGGCTTCCTCTTCGCCGATTCAATCTGTGCCAGTAGGCCATTTACGGCCGCGTTTCGACGCGAGATCGCAGCAATCTTCCCCGACGCCAAGCTGGAAGCGATACCGATCGACCACCCGATGTTATCAAACGGGTATGGCGGTTTCGATATTACTAACGTTACGCTCAACGATCCTCAAACACGCAATAGTAATGAAGGGGGCCTCCAGTCGGTCCGTCGTGAATCGAGCCCCGAACTGGAAGGCCTGTTCATCAACAATCGCTTGGCGGTTGTTTTCAGCCCGAACGACTTGAGCTGCGCGATGGAAAGCGGCGCTTCTTTGCAATGCAAAGGGTACATCAAGGAAGATGCCGCCAGGATCGCTACCAATATTCTTCTTTACGCCATGCAGCAGTAA